One window of Klebsiella quasivariicola genomic DNA carries:
- the purL gene encoding phosphoribosylformylglycinamidine synthase → MMEILRGSPALSAFRINKLLARFQAANLPVSAIYAEYIHFADLNAPLSADDRERLARLLKYGPSLNSHTPTGKLLLVTPRPGTISPWSSKATDIAHNCGLSQVVRLERGVAYYVEASTLTEAQWAAVAAELHDRMMESVFDALEAGEKLFAHHQPTPVTSVDLLGEGRQALIDANLRLGLALADDEIDYLQDAFTRLGRNPNDIELYMFAQANSEHCRHKIFNADWIIDGEQQPKSLFKMIKNTFEKTPDYVLSAYKDNAAVMEGSEVGRYFADHQTGRYDFHQEPAHILMKVETHNHPTAISPWPGAATGSGGEIRDEGATGRGAKPKAGLVGFSVSNLRIPGFEQPWEEDFGKPDRIVTALDIMTEGPLGGAAFNNEFGRPALNGYFRTYEEKVTSHNGEELRGYHKPIMLAGGIGNIRGEHVQKGEITVGAKLIVLGGPAMNIGLGGGAASSMASGQSDADLDFASVQRDNPEMERRCQEVIDRCWQLGDANPILFIHDVGAGGLSNAMPELVSDGGRGGKFQLRDILSDEPGMSPLEIWCNESQERYVLAVAPEQLPLFDELCRRERAPYAVIGEATAEQHLSLSDSHFNDQPIDLPLDVLLGKTPKMTRDVQTLKAQGSALDRQPITLADAVNRVLHLPTVAEKTFLVTIGDRTVTGMVARDQMVGPWQIPVANCAVTTASLDSYYGEAMAMGERAPVALLDFAASGRLAVGEALTNIAATQIGELNRVKLSANWMAAAGHPGEDAGLYEAVKAVGEELCPALGLTIPVGKDSMSMKTRWQEGSEQREMTSPLSLVISAFARVEDVRHTVTPQLSTEDNALLLIDLGKGHNALGATALAQVYRQLGDKPADVRDVAQLKGFWDAMQALVAQRKLLAYHDRSDGGLLVTLAEMAFTGHCGLEADIAALGDDRLAALFNEELGAVIQVRAADREAVEAILAANGLADCVHYLGKAVEGDRFVLTANGQTVFSESRTTLRMWWAETTWQMQRLRDNPACADQEHEAKANDADPGLNVKLSFDINDDVAAPYIATGARPKVAVLREQGVNSHVEMAAAFHRAGFDAIDVHMSDLLAGRTGLGDFHALVACGGFSYGDVLGAGEGWAKSILFNERVRDEFATFFHRPQTLALGVCNGCQMMSNLRELIPGSDLWPRFVRNQSDRFEARFSLVEVTQSPSLLLEGMVGSRMPIAVSHGEGQVEVRDSAHLAQLESKGLVALRFVDNFGKVTETYPANPNGSPNGITAVTSESGRATIMMPHPERVFRTVSNSWHPENWGEDSPWMRIFRNARKQLG, encoded by the coding sequence ATGATGGAAATTTTGCGTGGTTCACCTGCACTGTCGGCATTCCGTATTAATAAACTGCTGGCACGATTTCAGGCGGCCAACCTTCCGGTAAGCGCCATATATGCCGAGTATATTCATTTTGCCGATCTGAACGCCCCGCTGAGTGCTGACGATCGCGAGCGCCTGGCGCGACTGCTTAAGTATGGCCCGAGCTTAAACAGCCATACCCCGACCGGTAAATTACTGCTCGTGACCCCTCGCCCTGGTACCATCTCTCCCTGGTCTTCTAAAGCTACCGATATTGCCCATAACTGCGGTCTGTCGCAGGTCGTGCGCCTGGAGCGCGGCGTGGCGTATTACGTTGAAGCCTCGACCCTGACCGAAGCGCAGTGGGCGGCCGTGGCCGCGGAGCTGCATGACCGCATGATGGAGAGCGTCTTCGACGCCCTGGAAGCGGGTGAGAAGCTGTTTGCCCACCATCAGCCGACGCCGGTCACCAGCGTTGACCTGCTTGGCGAAGGGCGTCAGGCGCTGATTGACGCCAACCTCCGTCTGGGGCTGGCGCTGGCAGACGACGAAATTGACTATCTGCAGGACGCGTTTACCCGTCTGGGCCGCAATCCGAACGATATCGAGCTGTATATGTTCGCCCAGGCGAACTCAGAGCATTGCCGCCATAAGATTTTCAACGCCGACTGGATCATCGACGGCGAACAGCAGCCGAAGTCGCTGTTCAAAATGATCAAAAACACCTTTGAAAAAACGCCGGATTACGTCCTGTCGGCCTATAAAGACAATGCCGCGGTGATGGAAGGGTCTGAAGTCGGACGTTACTTCGCCGACCACCAGACCGGACGCTACGACTTCCATCAGGAGCCGGCGCACATTCTGATGAAGGTGGAAACCCATAACCACCCGACGGCCATCTCTCCATGGCCGGGCGCGGCAACCGGCTCCGGCGGTGAAATTCGCGATGAAGGCGCCACCGGCCGCGGCGCGAAGCCGAAAGCGGGCCTGGTGGGCTTCTCGGTTTCCAACCTGCGTATTCCGGGCTTCGAGCAGCCGTGGGAAGAGGATTTCGGTAAACCGGATCGCATCGTCACCGCCCTGGACATCATGACCGAAGGCCCGCTGGGCGGCGCGGCGTTTAACAACGAATTTGGTCGTCCGGCGCTGAACGGCTACTTCCGCACCTATGAAGAGAAAGTTACCAGCCATAATGGCGAAGAGCTGCGCGGCTACCACAAACCGATCATGCTGGCCGGCGGTATTGGCAACATCCGCGGCGAGCATGTGCAGAAGGGTGAAATCACCGTCGGCGCGAAGCTGATCGTGCTGGGTGGCCCGGCGATGAACATCGGCCTCGGCGGCGGCGCGGCGTCTTCTATGGCCTCCGGCCAGTCTGATGCCGACCTCGATTTCGCCTCCGTACAGCGTGACAACCCGGAAATGGAGCGTCGCTGTCAGGAAGTGATCGACCGCTGCTGGCAGCTGGGCGACGCCAACCCGATCCTCTTTATCCACGACGTTGGCGCCGGCGGTCTCTCCAACGCCATGCCGGAGCTGGTGAGCGATGGCGGCCGCGGCGGTAAATTCCAGCTGCGCGATATCCTGAGCGATGAGCCTGGCATGAGCCCGCTGGAGATCTGGTGTAACGAATCGCAGGAACGTTATGTTCTGGCGGTCGCCCCGGAACAGCTGCCGCTGTTCGACGAGCTGTGCCGCCGCGAGCGCGCGCCTTATGCCGTTATCGGCGAAGCCACCGCGGAGCAACATCTGAGCCTGAGCGACAGCCACTTTAACGATCAGCCGATCGACCTGCCGCTGGACGTCCTGCTCGGCAAAACGCCGAAAATGACCCGCGACGTGCAGACCCTGAAAGCCCAGGGGAGCGCGCTGGATCGCCAACCAATTACCCTTGCCGATGCGGTAAACCGTGTTCTGCACCTGCCGACGGTGGCCGAGAAAACCTTCCTCGTGACCATCGGCGACCGCACCGTGACCGGTATGGTCGCCCGCGACCAGATGGTTGGCCCGTGGCAGATCCCGGTGGCCAACTGCGCGGTGACCACCGCCAGCCTCGACAGCTACTACGGTGAAGCGATGGCGATGGGCGAGCGCGCCCCGGTCGCCCTGCTGGACTTCGCGGCCTCTGGCCGTCTGGCGGTCGGCGAAGCGTTGACCAATATCGCCGCTACGCAGATTGGCGAGCTGAACCGCGTGAAGCTGTCGGCTAACTGGATGGCCGCCGCAGGTCACCCGGGTGAAGACGCTGGCCTGTATGAGGCGGTGAAAGCGGTGGGCGAAGAGCTGTGTCCGGCGCTGGGCCTGACCATTCCGGTCGGCAAAGACTCGATGTCGATGAAAACCCGCTGGCAGGAAGGCAGCGAGCAGCGTGAGATGACCTCCCCGCTGTCGCTGGTGATTTCCGCCTTCGCCCGTGTCGAAGATGTTCGTCATACCGTCACGCCGCAGCTTTCGACGGAAGATAACGCCCTGCTGCTGATCGACCTCGGTAAAGGCCACAACGCGCTGGGCGCGACGGCGCTGGCGCAGGTCTATCGCCAGCTCGGCGACAAGCCGGCTGACGTGCGCGATGTTGCCCAACTGAAAGGCTTCTGGGATGCGATGCAGGCCCTGGTGGCGCAGCGGAAACTGCTGGCCTACCACGACCGCTCCGACGGCGGCCTGCTGGTAACTCTGGCGGAAATGGCCTTTACCGGCCACTGTGGCCTGGAAGCGGATATCGCCGCCCTGGGGGATGACCGTCTGGCGGCGCTGTTCAATGAAGAGTTGGGGGCGGTGATCCAGGTGCGCGCCGCAGACCGTGAGGCGGTGGAGGCCATTCTGGCGGCTAACGGCCTGGCGGACTGCGTGCATTACCTCGGCAAAGCCGTCGAGGGCGATCGCTTCGTGCTGACCGCCAACGGTCAGACGGTGTTCAGCGAGAGCCGCACCACGCTGCGCATGTGGTGGGCGGAAACCACCTGGCAGATGCAGCGTCTGCGTGACAACCCGGCCTGCGCCGATCAGGAGCACGAAGCGAAAGCCAATGACGCCGACCCGGGCCTCAATGTGAAGCTCTCCTTTGATATTAATGACGACGTTGCCGCACCGTACATTGCCACCGGCGCGCGCCCGAAAGTAGCCGTTCTGCGCGAGCAGGGGGTGAACTCCCACGTTGAAATGGCGGCAGCCTTCCATCGTGCTGGTTTTGACGCTATCGACGTGCATATGAGCGACCTGCTGGCGGGCCGGACCGGTCTGGGTGATTTCCATGCCCTGGTGGCCTGCGGCGGCTTCTCCTATGGCGACGTGCTGGGCGCGGGTGAAGGCTGGGCGAAGTCGATTCTGTTCAACGAGCGCGTGCGCGATGAGTTCGCGACGTTCTTCCATCGTCCGCAGACCCTGGCGCTCGGCGTGTGTAACGGCTGTCAGATGATGTCCAACCTGCGCGAGCTGATCCCGGGCAGCGACCTGTGGCCGCGCTTTGTGCGTAACCAGTCTGACCGCTTCGAAGCGCGCTTTAGCCTGGTGGAAGTGACGCAAAGCCCGTCCCTGCTGCTGGAAGGCATGGTTGGCTCGCGGATGCCGATTGCGGTCTCCCACGGCGAAGGTCAGGTGGAAGTGCGCGACAGCGCGCATCTTGCCCAGCTGGAGAGCAAAGGTCTGGTGGCGCTGCGCTTCGTAGATAACTTCGGCAAAGTGACCGAAACCTATCCGGCGAACCCGAACGGTTCCCCGAACGGTATCACCGCGGTGACCAGCGAAAGCGGGCGCGCGACCATCATGATGCCGCACCCGGAACGCGTCTTCCGCACCGTAAGCAACTCCTGGCACCCGGAGAACTGGGGCGAGGACAGCCCGTGGATGCGTATCTTCCGTAACGCGCGTAAACAGCTGGGGTAA
- a CDS encoding sensor histidine kinase — protein MKRLSLFPRSLRQLVTLSFVLILLPLLVLAWQAWQSLNALSAQAAHINRTTLVDARRSEAMINAALEMERSYRQYCVLDDPTLARVYQNQRQRYSQMLDAHAGVLPDEKLWQALRQDVSDLAQLQCKNSGPDAQAAARLETFASNNSDMVQATRAVVYSRGQQLQQEIAERGQFFGWQALVLFLLSLALVLLFTRMIIGPVKGIERMINQLGAGKSLDDAALFTGPRELRSVGKRIIWLSERLAWLESQRHQFLRHLSHELKTPLASMREGTELLADRVAGPLTSEQQEIVEILDNSSRNLQKLIEQLLDYNRKQADGPVAREAVDLVELVENVVAAHSLPARAKLMHTELTLQARHCLAEPALLISVMDNLYSNAVHYGAESGNIRIHSYRHGEQVRIDVANSGEPIPAAEKNMIFEPFYQGSHQRKGAVKGSGLGLSIARDCVRQMQGDLSLVDAPAGQVCFRITLPAAAPEKSNL, from the coding sequence TTGAAGCGACTCTCCCTGTTTCCCCGTTCGCTGCGTCAGCTGGTGACGCTCTCCTTTGTGCTGATCCTGCTGCCGCTGCTGGTGCTGGCGTGGCAGGCCTGGCAGAGCCTGAATGCCCTTAGCGCCCAGGCGGCGCATATCAACCGCACCACGCTGGTTGATGCCCGACGCAGCGAGGCGATGATCAATGCCGCGCTGGAGATGGAGCGCAGCTATCGCCAGTACTGCGTGCTGGACGATCCGACGCTGGCGCGGGTGTATCAGAATCAGCGACAGCGCTACAGCCAGATGCTGGACGCGCACGCCGGTGTACTGCCTGATGAAAAGCTCTGGCAGGCGCTGCGTCAGGACGTTAGCGATCTGGCGCAGCTGCAGTGTAAAAACAGCGGCCCTGACGCCCAGGCAGCCGCCAGGCTCGAAACGTTCGCCAGCAATAATAGCGATATGGTGCAGGCGACCCGTGCGGTCGTCTATTCCCGCGGCCAGCAGCTGCAGCAGGAGATAGCCGAACGCGGCCAGTTTTTTGGCTGGCAGGCGCTGGTACTGTTTCTGCTGAGCCTGGCGCTGGTGCTGCTCTTCACCCGCATGATTATCGGCCCGGTGAAAGGCATCGAAAGAATGATCAATCAGCTGGGGGCAGGGAAGTCGCTGGACGATGCAGCATTGTTTACCGGCCCGCGCGAACTGCGCTCGGTGGGCAAGCGCATCATCTGGCTCAGCGAGCGCCTGGCGTGGCTGGAGTCGCAGCGGCATCAGTTTCTTCGCCATCTGTCGCATGAGCTGAAAACCCCGCTGGCCAGTATGCGTGAAGGCACTGAGCTGCTGGCTGACCGGGTCGCCGGGCCACTGACCTCTGAGCAGCAGGAAATCGTCGAGATCCTCGACAACAGTAGCCGTAATCTGCAAAAGCTGATTGAACAGTTACTGGACTACAATCGCAAACAGGCTGACGGCCCGGTGGCTCGCGAAGCGGTGGATCTGGTCGAGCTGGTGGAAAACGTTGTGGCGGCGCACAGTCTGCCCGCGCGGGCTAAACTGATGCATACCGAGCTGACACTGCAGGCGCGACACTGTCTGGCAGAGCCTGCGTTGTTGATCAGCGTGATGGATAATCTCTACTCCAATGCGGTGCACTATGGTGCTGAATCCGGTAACATCCGTATCCATAGCTACCGGCACGGAGAGCAGGTGCGTATTGATGTCGCCAACAGCGGCGAACCGATCCCGGCCGCGGAAAAAAATATGATTTTTGAGCCTTTTTATCAGGGAAGTCACCAGCGTAAAGGGGCCGTTAAGGGCAGTGGTCTGGGTTTGAGTATTGCCCGTGACTGCGTCCGGCAGATGCAAGGGGATCTCAGTCTGGTTGACGCACCCGCCGGGCAGGTCTGTTTTCGCATTACGCTCCCCGCAGCAGCACCGGAAAAATCCAATCTATGA
- the qseG gene encoding two-component system QseEF-associated lipoprotein QseG has protein sequence MSQFLAWRRSLNGWLLSGIACLTLAGCSAGFSPHTAEGNAAPGLAQHQVADFLAVDCADIWAYSSDASDKNPLYWLRGIDCADRLAPVQARAEAKRHTDDSWQDAFRRGILLADAKITPDERRELVARLDAFSPQIAVQVRPLYQLWRDGQTRQLQLVEERARYAKLQQSSDSELETLRQQEQALREQLELTTRKLENLTDIERQLSSRKPGGNFGSEKVPEVIHDDP, from the coding sequence ATGTCCCAATTCCTGGCCTGGCGCCGTTCGCTCAACGGATGGTTGCTCTCAGGCATTGCTTGTCTGACGCTGGCGGGGTGTTCCGCCGGCTTCTCACCGCATACCGCGGAAGGTAACGCCGCCCCCGGGCTGGCGCAGCATCAGGTGGCCGATTTTCTCGCCGTCGACTGCGCCGATATCTGGGCTTACAGCAGCGATGCCAGCGATAAAAATCCCCTTTACTGGCTACGGGGAATTGACTGTGCCGATCGTCTGGCGCCGGTGCAGGCGCGGGCGGAGGCGAAACGTCATACTGACGACAGCTGGCAGGACGCGTTCCGGCGCGGCATCCTGCTTGCTGATGCCAAAATTACCCCTGACGAGCGCCGCGAGCTGGTGGCACGTCTCGACGCCTTTAGCCCGCAAATTGCCGTACAGGTCCGCCCGCTCTATCAGCTCTGGCGTGACGGGCAGACCCGTCAGCTGCAGCTGGTGGAGGAACGAGCACGCTACGCGAAGCTTCAGCAGTCCAGCGATAGCGAACTGGAAACACTGCGCCAGCAGGAGCAGGCGCTGCGCGAACAGCTGGAGCTGACCACCCGTAAGCTGGAGAACCTGACGGATATCGAACGCCAGCTCTCCAGCCGCAAGCCGGGCGGCAATTTCGGCAGCGAAAAAGTGCCGGAGGTGATCCATGACGATCCGTAA